A segment of the Oscillospiraceae bacterium genome:
ACATTAATGAGGTGGTTGCAGGCTATGCCGCAAACGCAAAGAGCGCAGGTCTTGACGGTGTTGTATGTTCTCCTCTGGAGGCAGGTCTTGTAAAGGAGCGTTGCGGAAAGGAATTCCTTACCGTTACTCCCGGCATACGCTTTGCCGACGGTGATGTTGCCGACCAGAAGCGTGTTACCACCCCCGCAAAAGCGCGTGAGATAGGCACTGATTTCATCGTTGTGGGACGTCCCATCACCGCCGCCGACGACCCTGTTGCGGCATACGAAAGATGCATGAAGGAATTTGCATATTAATAAAGGAGTAAAAGCCATGAAAAATATTATTGCAAAAGATTTACTTTCCATCGGCGCGGTATTTCTGCGCCCCGAACAGCCCTTTACCTGGGCAAGCGGTATCAAAAGCCCCATTTACTGTGACAACCGTCTCACTCTCAGCGATGTTAATGTCAGAAAGGATGTCGAAAAAGGCCTGAGCGACCTTATCAAAGAACACTATCCCGATGCCGAAATACTTATGGGTACTGCTACCGCAGGTATTGCGCATGCGGCTATCTGTGCCGAAATTCTGGGTTTGCCCATGGGCTATGTACGCTCGGGAGCAAAGGATCACGGCAGAGCCAACCAGATTGAAGGCAAGC
Coding sequences within it:
- a CDS encoding orotate phosphoribosyltransferase encodes the protein MKNIIAKDLLSIGAVFLRPEQPFTWASGIKSPIYCDNRLTLSDVNVRKDVEKGLSDLIKEHYPDAEILMGTATAGIAHAAICAEILGLPMGYVRSGAKDHGRANQIEGKLEKGQKVVVVEDLISTGGSVIECVDVLREAGAEVLGVVSIFTYGMKKGLVRLEEAKVKNVSLCNLDALLEVAAENGYIKTDDIARIKKFRDNPSDESWIGK